A window of Echeneis naucrates chromosome 13, fEcheNa1.1, whole genome shotgun sequence contains these coding sequences:
- the fam131ab gene encoding protein FAM131A isoform X1, translated as MVLSALTQFSCKVNVDDTIEMLPKSRRALTIQEIAALARSSLHGISQVVKDHVTKPTAMAQGRVAHLIEWKGWCKPMDTPAALESDFNSYSDLTEGEQEARFAAGVAEQFAIAEAKLRAWSSVDGDESNDDSYDEDFLPANEPTTQSTDVPSYPPYLKDLIHSQLCQQLGLRGPCCEGGGGGGGGGGEGGGSGEPSPTAGSPDTLCSSLCSLDEHHPLLRDLGGPPRGTHSHSNAAELAVKILSALQGGEELLARLQRVGQSGNGGGDCVFHSLGGGGRGTRPCGGQDSPCYSMSYSETYLSPGEDDDTPCKDYEGTVCQVEAEGNGVEYPPDYDPRRKVSDVASSGVVSLDEEDEEEEEEEEEERAGAPNN; from the exons gtgaaTGTTGATGACACCATTGAAATGTTACCAAAATCAAGAAGAGCTCTCACCATTCAAGAGATTGCTGCGTTAGCGCGATCCTCCCTGCACG GAATTTCCCAGGTAGTGAAGGACCATGTGACGAAGCCTACGGCGATGGCGCAGGGCAGAGTGGCCCACCTGATAGAGTGGAAAGGCTGGTGCAAGCCGATGGACACGCCGGCGGCTCTGGAATCAGACTTCAACTCTTACTCTGACCTCACTGAGGGAGAACAGGAGGCCCGCTTCGCCGCTG GTGTGGCGGAGCAGTTTGCCATCGCAGAGGCCAAGCTGAGAGCCTGGTCGTCTGTGGACGGCGACGAGTCCAACGATGACTCATATGACGAGGACTTTCTGCCTGCCAACGAGCCCACCACACAGagcacag ATGTGCCGTCTTACCCCCCCTACCTGAAGGACCTGATCCACAGCCAGCTCTGCCAACAGCTCGGCCTGCGAGGGCcctgctgtgaaggtggaggcggcggcggcggcggtggcggaGAGGGAGGAGGCAGCGGCGAGCCCTCTCCCACGGCGGGCTCCCCGGACACCCTGTGCTCCAGCCTCTGCAGCCTGGATGAGCACCACCCGCTCCTGCGTGACCTGGGCGGGCCCCCCCGTGGCACCCACTCCCACAGCAACGCCGCCGAGCTCGCTGTGAAGATCCTGTCGGCGCTGCAGGGAGGCGAGGAGCTGCTGGCCCGACTTCAGAGGGTGGGGCAGAGCGGGAATGGTGGGGGGGACTGCGTCTTCCACAGCCTGGGCGGGGGAGGGCGGGGGACCAGGCCCTGTGGGGGTCAGGACTCTCCTTGCTACTCCATGTCTTACTCTGAGACCTACCTGTCACCGGGCGAGGACGACGACACCCCCTGCAAGGACTACGAGGGCACGGTGTGCCAGGTGGAGGCGGAGGGGAACGGCGTGGAGTACCCGCCTGACTACGACCCCCGCAGGAAGGTCTCCGACGTGGCCTCCTCCGGAGTGGTGTCGCTGGAcgaggaggacgaagaggaggaggaggaggaggaggaggaaagagcgGGAGCGCCAAACAACTAA
- the fam131ab gene encoding protein FAM131A isoform X2, translating to MLPKSRRALTIQEIAALARSSLHGISQVVKDHVTKPTAMAQGRVAHLIEWKGWCKPMDTPAALESDFNSYSDLTEGEQEARFAAGVAEQFAIAEAKLRAWSSVDGDESNDDSYDEDFLPANEPTTQSTDVPSYPPYLKDLIHSQLCQQLGLRGPCCEGGGGGGGGGGEGGGSGEPSPTAGSPDTLCSSLCSLDEHHPLLRDLGGPPRGTHSHSNAAELAVKILSALQGGEELLARLQRVGQSGNGGGDCVFHSLGGGGRGTRPCGGQDSPCYSMSYSETYLSPGEDDDTPCKDYEGTVCQVEAEGNGVEYPPDYDPRRKVSDVASSGVVSLDEEDEEEEEEEEEERAGAPNN from the exons ATGTTACCAAAATCAAGAAGAGCTCTCACCATTCAAGAGATTGCTGCGTTAGCGCGATCCTCCCTGCACG GAATTTCCCAGGTAGTGAAGGACCATGTGACGAAGCCTACGGCGATGGCGCAGGGCAGAGTGGCCCACCTGATAGAGTGGAAAGGCTGGTGCAAGCCGATGGACACGCCGGCGGCTCTGGAATCAGACTTCAACTCTTACTCTGACCTCACTGAGGGAGAACAGGAGGCCCGCTTCGCCGCTG GTGTGGCGGAGCAGTTTGCCATCGCAGAGGCCAAGCTGAGAGCCTGGTCGTCTGTGGACGGCGACGAGTCCAACGATGACTCATATGACGAGGACTTTCTGCCTGCCAACGAGCCCACCACACAGagcacag ATGTGCCGTCTTACCCCCCCTACCTGAAGGACCTGATCCACAGCCAGCTCTGCCAACAGCTCGGCCTGCGAGGGCcctgctgtgaaggtggaggcggcggcggcggcggtggcggaGAGGGAGGAGGCAGCGGCGAGCCCTCTCCCACGGCGGGCTCCCCGGACACCCTGTGCTCCAGCCTCTGCAGCCTGGATGAGCACCACCCGCTCCTGCGTGACCTGGGCGGGCCCCCCCGTGGCACCCACTCCCACAGCAACGCCGCCGAGCTCGCTGTGAAGATCCTGTCGGCGCTGCAGGGAGGCGAGGAGCTGCTGGCCCGACTTCAGAGGGTGGGGCAGAGCGGGAATGGTGGGGGGGACTGCGTCTTCCACAGCCTGGGCGGGGGAGGGCGGGGGACCAGGCCCTGTGGGGGTCAGGACTCTCCTTGCTACTCCATGTCTTACTCTGAGACCTACCTGTCACCGGGCGAGGACGACGACACCCCCTGCAAGGACTACGAGGGCACGGTGTGCCAGGTGGAGGCGGAGGGGAACGGCGTGGAGTACCCGCCTGACTACGACCCCCGCAGGAAGGTCTCCGACGTGGCCTCCTCCGGAGTGGTGTCGCTGGAcgaggaggacgaagaggaggaggaggaggaggaggaggaaagagcgGGAGCGCCAAACAACTAA